One window of the Prionailurus bengalensis isolate Pbe53 chromosome E1, Fcat_Pben_1.1_paternal_pri, whole genome shotgun sequence genome contains the following:
- the RNF112 gene encoding RING finger protein 112 isoform X3: MPRSALSIISFCHRLGKQERKRSFMGNSRNSWSHAPFPKLELGLGSRPAVPRELPACSICLERLREPVSLDCGHDFCTRCFSTHRVPGCEPPCCPECRKICKQKRGLRSLGEKMKLLPQRPLPTVLQETCSVRAEPLLLVRINASGGLILRMGAINRCLKHPLARDTPVCLLAVLGEQHSGKTFLLNHLLRGLPGLVAVFLVDTGDAMSPELSRETRTKLCALTTMLSSYQILNTSPELKDTDLEYLEMFVHVAEVMGRHYGMVPIQHLDLLVRDSSHPNKAGLGRVGDVIQKASSKYPKVQELLRGRRARCYLLPAPERRWASKDHGSPGDTDDDVRHLCAYVADVLSAVPQHAKSRCQGYWSEGRPAARGDRRLLTGQQLAQEIKNLSGWMGRTGPGFTSPDEMAAQLHDLRTVEAAKKEFEEYVRQQDVATKRIFSALRVLPDTMRTLLATQKDAILARHGAALLCKGREQTLEALEAELQAEAKVFMDSYTMRFCGHLAAVGGAVGAGLMGLAGGVVGAGMAAAALAAEAGMVAAGAAVGATGAAVVGGGVGAGLAATVGCMEKEEDERVQEGDREPLLQEE; this comes from the exons ATGCCGAGGTCCGCCTTGTCAATCATTTCCTTCTGTCATCGGCTTGGCAAACAG GAGAGAAAACGGAGCTTCATGGGAAACAGCCGCAACAGTTG GTCTCACGCGCCGTTCCCCAAGTTGGAGCTGGGCCTGGGGTCCCGGCCCGCAGTGCCGCGGGAGCTCCCCGCCTGCTCCATCTGCCTGGAGAGGCTGCGGGAGCCCGTCTCGCTGGACTGTGGCCATGACTTCTGCACGCGGTGCTTCAGCACACACCGCGTCCCGGGCTGCGAGCCGCCTTGCTGTCCAGAGTGCCGGAAGATctgcaagcagaagaggggcctCCGGAGTCTGGGGGAGAAGATGAAACTCCTGCCGCAGAGGCCTCTGCCCACTGTGCTGCAG GAGACCTGCTCCGTGAGGGCCGAGCCGCTGCTGCTGGTGCGCATCAATGCCTCCGGAGGCCTCATCCTGAGGATGGGGGCCATCAACCGCTGCCTGAAGCACCCCCTGGCCAGGGACACCCCTGTCTGCCTCCTCGCTGTCCTGGGGGAGCAGCACTCAGGGAAGACCTTCCTCCTCAACCACCTGCTCCGGGGCCTGCCGGGCCTG GTGGCTGTGTTCCTGGTGGACACAGGGGACGCCATGAGCCCGGAGCTGAGCAGGGAAACCAGGACCAAGCTCTGTGCCCTCACCACGATGCTGAGCTCCTACCAG ATCCTCAACACCTCCCCGGAGCTGAAGGATACAGACCTGGAATATCTGGAG ATGTTTGTGCACGTGGCCGAGGTGATGGGCAGGCATTATGGGATGGTGCCGATCCAG CACCTGGATCTCTTAGTCCGGGACTCATCCCACCCCAACAAGGCAGGGCTGGGGCGCGTGGGTGACGTCATCCAG AAAGCCTCCAGCAAATACCCCAAGGTTCAGGAGCTGCTCCGAGGGAGGCGAGCCCGCTGCTACCTCCTGCCTGCTCCCGAGAGGCGGTGGGCCAGCAAAGACCACGGAAGCCCAGGCG ACACAGATGACGATGTCCGCCACCTCTGTGCCTACGTCGCCGATGTGCTGAGTGCGGTCCCCCAGCACGCCAAGAGCCGCTGCCAGGGGTACTGGAGCGAGGGCCGCCCCGCGGCCAGGGGAGACAGACGCCTGCTCACCGGGCAGCAGTTAGCTCAGGAAATCAAG AACCTCTCAGGCTGGATGGGGAGGACGGGGCCCGGGTTCACCTCCCCGGACGAG ATGGCCGCCCAGCTGCACGACCTGAGGACGGTGGAAGCTGCCAAGAAGGAGTTTGAGGAGTACGTGCGGCAGCAG GACGTGGCCACCAAGCGCATATTCTCTGCGCTCCGGGTACTGCCCGACACCATGCGGACCCTCCTCGCCACCCAGAAAGATGCCATCCTGGCCCGCCACGGGGCGGCCCTGCTGTGCAAGGGCAGAGAGCAGACCCTGGAGGCCCTGGAGGCCGAGCTGCAGGCCGAGGCCAAGGTCTTCATGGACTCTTACACCATGCGCTTCTGTGGCCACCTGGCCGCCGTCGGGGGCGCCGTGGGCGCCGGGCTCATGGGCCTGGCGGGCGGCGTGGTGGGCGCCGGCATGGCCGCGGCCGCGCTGGCCGCGGAGGCCGGGATGGTGGCGGCCGGCGCGGCGGTGGGGGCCACGGGGGCTGCGGTGGTCGGGGGTGGCGTGGGCGCCGGGCTGGCTGCCACCGTGGGCTgcatggagaaggaggaggacgaGAGGGTGCAGGAAGGGGACCGAGAGCCCCTACTGCAGGAAGAATAA
- the RNF112 gene encoding RING finger protein 112 isoform X2, which produces MPRSALSIISFCHRLGKQERKRSFMGNSRNSWSHAPFPKLELGLGSRPAVPRELPACSICLERLREPVSLDCGHDFCTRCFSTHRVPGCEPPCCPECRKICKQKRGLRSLGEKMKLLPQRPLPTVLQTCSVRAEPLLLVRINASGGLILRMGAINRCLKHPLARDTPVCLLAVLGEQHSGKTFLLNHLLRGLPGLESGEGGWPRGGGSLQGFRWGANSLTRGIWMWSHPFLLGKEGRKVAVFLVDTGDAMSPELSRETRTKLCALTTMLSSYQILNTSPELKDTDLEYLEMFVHVAEVMGRHYGMVPIQHLDLLVRDSSHPNKAGLGRVGDVIQKASSKYPKVQELLRGRRARCYLLPAPERRWASKDHGSPGDTDDDVRHLCAYVADVLSAVPQHAKSRCQGYWSEGRPAARGDRRLLTGQQLAQEIKNLSGWMGRTGPGFTSPDEMAAQLHDLRTVEAAKKEFEEYVRQQDVATKRIFSALRVLPDTMRTLLATQKDAILARHGAALLCKGREQTLEALEAELQAEAKVFMDSYTMRFCGHLAAVGGAVGAGLMGLAGGVVGAGMAAAALAAEAGMVAAGAAVGATGAAVVGGGVGAGLAATVGCMEKEEDERVQEGDREPLLQEE; this is translated from the exons ATGCCGAGGTCCGCCTTGTCAATCATTTCCTTCTGTCATCGGCTTGGCAAACAG GAGAGAAAACGGAGCTTCATGGGAAACAGCCGCAACAGTTG GTCTCACGCGCCGTTCCCCAAGTTGGAGCTGGGCCTGGGGTCCCGGCCCGCAGTGCCGCGGGAGCTCCCCGCCTGCTCCATCTGCCTGGAGAGGCTGCGGGAGCCCGTCTCGCTGGACTGTGGCCATGACTTCTGCACGCGGTGCTTCAGCACACACCGCGTCCCGGGCTGCGAGCCGCCTTGCTGTCCAGAGTGCCGGAAGATctgcaagcagaagaggggcctCCGGAGTCTGGGGGAGAAGATGAAACTCCTGCCGCAGAGGCCTCTGCCCACTGTGCTGCAG ACCTGCTCCGTGAGGGCCGAGCCGCTGCTGCTGGTGCGCATCAATGCCTCCGGAGGCCTCATCCTGAGGATGGGGGCCATCAACCGCTGCCTGAAGCACCCCCTGGCCAGGGACACCCCTGTCTGCCTCCTCGCTGTCCTGGGGGAGCAGCACTCAGGGAAGACCTTCCTCCTCAACCACCTGCTCCGGGGCCTGCCGGGCCTG GAGTCAGGGGAGGGCGGCTGGCCGAGAGGAGGAGGGTCCCTGCAGGGGTTCAGGTGGGGTGCCAATAGCCTCACCAGGGGCATATGGATGTGGAGTCACCCCTTcctgctggggaaggaggggaggaag GTGGCTGTGTTCCTGGTGGACACAGGGGACGCCATGAGCCCGGAGCTGAGCAGGGAAACCAGGACCAAGCTCTGTGCCCTCACCACGATGCTGAGCTCCTACCAG ATCCTCAACACCTCCCCGGAGCTGAAGGATACAGACCTGGAATATCTGGAG ATGTTTGTGCACGTGGCCGAGGTGATGGGCAGGCATTATGGGATGGTGCCGATCCAG CACCTGGATCTCTTAGTCCGGGACTCATCCCACCCCAACAAGGCAGGGCTGGGGCGCGTGGGTGACGTCATCCAG AAAGCCTCCAGCAAATACCCCAAGGTTCAGGAGCTGCTCCGAGGGAGGCGAGCCCGCTGCTACCTCCTGCCTGCTCCCGAGAGGCGGTGGGCCAGCAAAGACCACGGAAGCCCAGGCG ACACAGATGACGATGTCCGCCACCTCTGTGCCTACGTCGCCGATGTGCTGAGTGCGGTCCCCCAGCACGCCAAGAGCCGCTGCCAGGGGTACTGGAGCGAGGGCCGCCCCGCGGCCAGGGGAGACAGACGCCTGCTCACCGGGCAGCAGTTAGCTCAGGAAATCAAG AACCTCTCAGGCTGGATGGGGAGGACGGGGCCCGGGTTCACCTCCCCGGACGAG ATGGCCGCCCAGCTGCACGACCTGAGGACGGTGGAAGCTGCCAAGAAGGAGTTTGAGGAGTACGTGCGGCAGCAG GACGTGGCCACCAAGCGCATATTCTCTGCGCTCCGGGTACTGCCCGACACCATGCGGACCCTCCTCGCCACCCAGAAAGATGCCATCCTGGCCCGCCACGGGGCGGCCCTGCTGTGCAAGGGCAGAGAGCAGACCCTGGAGGCCCTGGAGGCCGAGCTGCAGGCCGAGGCCAAGGTCTTCATGGACTCTTACACCATGCGCTTCTGTGGCCACCTGGCCGCCGTCGGGGGCGCCGTGGGCGCCGGGCTCATGGGCCTGGCGGGCGGCGTGGTGGGCGCCGGCATGGCCGCGGCCGCGCTGGCCGCGGAGGCCGGGATGGTGGCGGCCGGCGCGGCGGTGGGGGCCACGGGGGCTGCGGTGGTCGGGGGTGGCGTGGGCGCCGGGCTGGCTGCCACCGTGGGCTgcatggagaaggaggaggacgaGAGGGTGCAGGAAGGGGACCGAGAGCCCCTACTGCAGGAAGAATAA
- the RNF112 gene encoding RING finger protein 112 isoform X1 translates to MPRSALSIISFCHRLGKQERKRSFMGNSRNSWSHAPFPKLELGLGSRPAVPRELPACSICLERLREPVSLDCGHDFCTRCFSTHRVPGCEPPCCPECRKICKQKRGLRSLGEKMKLLPQRPLPTVLQETCSVRAEPLLLVRINASGGLILRMGAINRCLKHPLARDTPVCLLAVLGEQHSGKTFLLNHLLRGLPGLESGEGGWPRGGGSLQGFRWGANSLTRGIWMWSHPFLLGKEGRKVAVFLVDTGDAMSPELSRETRTKLCALTTMLSSYQILNTSPELKDTDLEYLEMFVHVAEVMGRHYGMVPIQHLDLLVRDSSHPNKAGLGRVGDVIQKASSKYPKVQELLRGRRARCYLLPAPERRWASKDHGSPGDTDDDVRHLCAYVADVLSAVPQHAKSRCQGYWSEGRPAARGDRRLLTGQQLAQEIKNLSGWMGRTGPGFTSPDEMAAQLHDLRTVEAAKKEFEEYVRQQDVATKRIFSALRVLPDTMRTLLATQKDAILARHGAALLCKGREQTLEALEAELQAEAKVFMDSYTMRFCGHLAAVGGAVGAGLMGLAGGVVGAGMAAAALAAEAGMVAAGAAVGATGAAVVGGGVGAGLAATVGCMEKEEDERVQEGDREPLLQEE, encoded by the exons ATGCCGAGGTCCGCCTTGTCAATCATTTCCTTCTGTCATCGGCTTGGCAAACAG GAGAGAAAACGGAGCTTCATGGGAAACAGCCGCAACAGTTG GTCTCACGCGCCGTTCCCCAAGTTGGAGCTGGGCCTGGGGTCCCGGCCCGCAGTGCCGCGGGAGCTCCCCGCCTGCTCCATCTGCCTGGAGAGGCTGCGGGAGCCCGTCTCGCTGGACTGTGGCCATGACTTCTGCACGCGGTGCTTCAGCACACACCGCGTCCCGGGCTGCGAGCCGCCTTGCTGTCCAGAGTGCCGGAAGATctgcaagcagaagaggggcctCCGGAGTCTGGGGGAGAAGATGAAACTCCTGCCGCAGAGGCCTCTGCCCACTGTGCTGCAG GAGACCTGCTCCGTGAGGGCCGAGCCGCTGCTGCTGGTGCGCATCAATGCCTCCGGAGGCCTCATCCTGAGGATGGGGGCCATCAACCGCTGCCTGAAGCACCCCCTGGCCAGGGACACCCCTGTCTGCCTCCTCGCTGTCCTGGGGGAGCAGCACTCAGGGAAGACCTTCCTCCTCAACCACCTGCTCCGGGGCCTGCCGGGCCTG GAGTCAGGGGAGGGCGGCTGGCCGAGAGGAGGAGGGTCCCTGCAGGGGTTCAGGTGGGGTGCCAATAGCCTCACCAGGGGCATATGGATGTGGAGTCACCCCTTcctgctggggaaggaggggaggaag GTGGCTGTGTTCCTGGTGGACACAGGGGACGCCATGAGCCCGGAGCTGAGCAGGGAAACCAGGACCAAGCTCTGTGCCCTCACCACGATGCTGAGCTCCTACCAG ATCCTCAACACCTCCCCGGAGCTGAAGGATACAGACCTGGAATATCTGGAG ATGTTTGTGCACGTGGCCGAGGTGATGGGCAGGCATTATGGGATGGTGCCGATCCAG CACCTGGATCTCTTAGTCCGGGACTCATCCCACCCCAACAAGGCAGGGCTGGGGCGCGTGGGTGACGTCATCCAG AAAGCCTCCAGCAAATACCCCAAGGTTCAGGAGCTGCTCCGAGGGAGGCGAGCCCGCTGCTACCTCCTGCCTGCTCCCGAGAGGCGGTGGGCCAGCAAAGACCACGGAAGCCCAGGCG ACACAGATGACGATGTCCGCCACCTCTGTGCCTACGTCGCCGATGTGCTGAGTGCGGTCCCCCAGCACGCCAAGAGCCGCTGCCAGGGGTACTGGAGCGAGGGCCGCCCCGCGGCCAGGGGAGACAGACGCCTGCTCACCGGGCAGCAGTTAGCTCAGGAAATCAAG AACCTCTCAGGCTGGATGGGGAGGACGGGGCCCGGGTTCACCTCCCCGGACGAG ATGGCCGCCCAGCTGCACGACCTGAGGACGGTGGAAGCTGCCAAGAAGGAGTTTGAGGAGTACGTGCGGCAGCAG GACGTGGCCACCAAGCGCATATTCTCTGCGCTCCGGGTACTGCCCGACACCATGCGGACCCTCCTCGCCACCCAGAAAGATGCCATCCTGGCCCGCCACGGGGCGGCCCTGCTGTGCAAGGGCAGAGAGCAGACCCTGGAGGCCCTGGAGGCCGAGCTGCAGGCCGAGGCCAAGGTCTTCATGGACTCTTACACCATGCGCTTCTGTGGCCACCTGGCCGCCGTCGGGGGCGCCGTGGGCGCCGGGCTCATGGGCCTGGCGGGCGGCGTGGTGGGCGCCGGCATGGCCGCGGCCGCGCTGGCCGCGGAGGCCGGGATGGTGGCGGCCGGCGCGGCGGTGGGGGCCACGGGGGCTGCGGTGGTCGGGGGTGGCGTGGGCGCCGGGCTGGCTGCCACCGTGGGCTgcatggagaaggaggaggacgaGAGGGTGCAGGAAGGGGACCGAGAGCCCCTACTGCAGGAAGAATAA